The proteins below come from a single Vibrio natriegens NBRC 15636 = ATCC 14048 = DSM 759 genomic window:
- the ppa gene encoding inorganic diphosphatase — MSLNHVPAGKSLPEDIYVVIEIPANADPIKYEVDKDSGAVFVDRFMSAPMFYPCNYGYVNNTLSLDGDPVDVLVPTPYPLMPGSVIRCRPVGVLKMTDESGEDAKVVAVPHSKISKEYEHIQDVGDIPELLKAQITHFFERYKELESGKWVKVDGWADVEAAKAEILESYDRAQNK, encoded by the coding sequence ATGAGCCTAAACCATGTACCAGCAGGTAAATCTCTGCCTGAAGATATCTATGTCGTTATCGAAATTCCTGCAAACGCAGACCCAATTAAATACGAAGTAGATAAAGACTCTGGTGCTGTATTTGTTGACCGTTTTATGTCTGCACCAATGTTCTACCCATGTAACTACGGTTACGTGAACAACACACTGTCTCTAGATGGTGACCCTGTAGACGTACTTGTTCCGACTCCATACCCATTGATGCCAGGTTCAGTGATTCGTTGCCGCCCTGTTGGTGTGCTTAAAATGACTGATGAATCTGGTGAAGATGCTAAAGTTGTCGCGGTTCCTCACTCTAAAATCTCTAAAGAGTACGAGCACATTCAAGACGTCGGTGACATCCCAGAGCTACTGAAAGCGCAAATTACGCATTTCTTTGAGCGTTACAAAGAACTGGAATCCGGTAAATGGGTGAAGGTTGATGGCTGGGCAGACGTGGAAGCCGCAAAAGCTGAAATCCTGGAATCTTACGATCGCGCACAAAACAAATAA
- the fbp gene encoding class 1 fructose-bisphosphatase, translating to MSGLRTLGEFIVEKQADFPHASGDLSSLLASIRLAAKIVNREINAAGLGDITGAVGTENVQGEAQQKLDVYANDKFKAALEARDQVCGVASEEEDEAVAFNKELNQNAKYVVLMDPLDGSSNIDVNVSVGTIFSIYRRVSPIGTPATEEDFLQPGHKQVAAGYVIYGSSTMLVYTTGNGVNGFTYDPSIGSFCLSHENMMIPEEGKIYSINEGNYIRFPLGVKKYIKYCQENVPEDGRPYTSRYIGSLVADFHRNLLKGGIYLYPSTQSHPQGKLRLLYECNPMAFLIEQAGGIASDGVNRIMDIKPTELHQRVPFFVGSKNMVRKVEEFLEKNRDE from the coding sequence ATGTCTGGATTGCGCACCCTAGGCGAATTCATTGTCGAGAAACAAGCGGATTTCCCCCACGCTAGCGGTGATCTATCATCTCTTTTAGCATCCATTCGTTTAGCTGCGAAAATCGTTAACCGCGAAATTAACGCTGCTGGCCTTGGCGATATTACTGGTGCTGTTGGCACAGAGAATGTCCAAGGTGAAGCTCAGCAAAAGCTAGACGTTTATGCAAACGACAAGTTTAAAGCGGCACTTGAAGCTCGTGACCAAGTTTGTGGCGTAGCCAGCGAAGAAGAAGATGAGGCGGTTGCATTCAATAAAGAACTCAACCAAAACGCCAAGTACGTTGTATTAATGGATCCACTTGATGGTTCATCTAATATCGACGTGAACGTTTCTGTAGGTACTATTTTTTCAATTTACCGCCGTGTATCACCAATTGGTACGCCAGCAACAGAAGAAGATTTCCTTCAGCCAGGTCACAAACAAGTTGCGGCTGGTTACGTGATTTACGGCTCTTCAACCATGTTGGTTTACACAACAGGTAACGGCGTGAATGGCTTCACGTACGATCCTTCTATCGGCAGCTTCTGCCTTTCTCATGAAAACATGATGATCCCTGAAGAAGGCAAAATCTATTCTATCAACGAAGGTAACTACATCCGCTTCCCACTTGGTGTGAAGAAGTACATCAAGTACTGTCAGGAAAATGTACCTGAAGATGGTCGTCCATACACGTCTCGCTACATCGGCTCTCTAGTAGCAGATTTCCACCGCAACTTGCTAAAAGGTGGAATCTACCTATACCCAAGCACGCAAAGCCACCCGCAAGGTAAACTGCGTCTGCTTTACGAGTGCAACCCAATGGCATTCCTAATCGAGCAAGCAGGTGGTATCGCTTCTGACGGCGTGAATCGCATCATGGACATCAAGCCAACAGAATTACACCAACGTGTGCCGTTCTTTGTCGGTTCAAAAAACATGGTACGTAAGGTCGAAGAATTCCTTGAGAAGAATCGCGACGAATAG